The genomic stretch CGGCTGCGACGCTTTGAACCGTGCGCGCCGACGCAACACATCAATCGCCTTGAAGCGCCCGGTGGACACCAGCCACGCCCGCGGATTGTCCGGCACGCCGTCGCGCTGCCAACGCTCGACCGCGACGAAGAACGCCTCGTGCAAGGCTTCTTCGGCGAGATCAAAATCGCCGAGCAGGCGGATCAGGGTCGCGAGGATCCGCCGCGAGTCTTCGCGATAGACCTGCGCGACCCGGGCCGCGACCTCAGACATTCAACTGCCGCACGGGACGCACTTCGACGCTGCCGACCCGGGCCGCCGGAATGTTGCCGGCGACCTGGATCGCTTCGTTGAGGTCCCGCGCGTCGATCAGGTAGAAACCGGCCAACTGCTCCTTGGTCTCGGCGAACGGGCCGTCGGTGATCGACAACTTGCCGTTGCGCATGCGCACCGTGGTGGCGGTCTGCACCGACTCCAGTGCTTCGGCGGCGACCATCCGGCCGCTGCCCTGGATCGACTCGGCATAGGCCCA from Pseudomonas allokribbensis encodes the following:
- a CDS encoding YciI family protein, translating into MKYLCLVYSDERLLHSSPDSPEDAECWAYAESIQGSGRMVAAEALESVQTATTVRMRNGKLSITDGPFAETKEQLAGFYLIDARDLNEAIQVAGNIPAARVGSVEVRPVRQLNV